A stretch of DNA from Glycine max cultivar Williams 82 chromosome 18, Glycine_max_v4.0, whole genome shotgun sequence:
tttatttgCTATAAAATTTGATCAAAGAACAAAGAAATGAAGAAGCTAAAGAAATTAGGATTTATTTTCtaactaatattaatatatatattttgaatatcatatcatattatctatgaatatttatataaactattcttcttttattcataatcaattttatcatgagatacaaattttatttcccaTCCCTAACTCTGACCCCATAGTTAATTAAGCTACActattccttattttttatattattattactaatgATAATGCAGAAAAGTTAACTTTCACtctatttgtttttcatttttcttgaaCCAAGCaagttgtatttttatttttattttctcttctttgcaCACCtaactattttcttttactCTATACTTTTCTCTTCACCAAACACATTGTTAGAGATGTCTAACACTGATTGAAAAAACATCCATCAATTTACATCCGACTTCGAGCAAAATAATGTCAGTAACGCCCCcaataatgtttttcttttttccaaaacaaaaaacatccTCAATTTCCGCTACTAACGCCACCAAGTACACATACAGATACACTCTTCATCTAACAACATCACCCCAACACAACACACACACCTCAATTTCGTAATTGTGTTCCCAGAAACACCCAAAACCAAAAACTTGATCTTTTCCAATGGAAGAGGCACCCCCATCAATACAAGACCTCATTTTCTCTCTTCAACAAGCCACTTTCATGGCAAAACAGTTGTTACCTTCATCCACTAATAACCCCACCCATCTCCACCAAATCCACTCCTCCCTCCACCACGCCCACCGCCACCTCTCCGTCTTCCTCGCCGCCCTCCCCTCGCCTCCTCCCGCCGCCGAGTCCTCCGCCACGGACGCCGAGCCGATGCAGGTCGAGGACGGTGGCGATGGTGATGATGAAGAGACCACTTCAAAGTGCATTATTGACAAGGTTGAGGAGAAAATGAGGCACTGCTTCATCAAGAACAAGCGCCCCAAACGGCCACTTTCGCCGTCCGCCGCCGCGGCTGCGGCGGAGAAGCGGGTTGTTTCCGAGGATGGGTTTGTGGGGAGGGTTAGTGACAGTGACTATGATCCATATGCTGTGAGGTTGAGGGCATTGGATCTTGTACACCAGTTTCATTGCTAGTGTGATCATGATCATGATGTGTTAGATATGGAAAATTATTTGTagtttatggaaaaaaaatattttcattttctttctaattgaaaaatttatctaaacagGACTGTAATAATATTGTTGTCAATTTTCTTAGTTAGATTCTTCTGATTTGGGATGTAGAGTTAGCTCTGGATGGATAAATTAACGAAGGGATATGCTGGTTCTTTGCAGACTTTCTGATTGTGTATAAAAATAGCATTCAGTTATCTGATTATTTTTTGCAAATTATCTTCATACACCATTTTATAGGTTAACGTAAATTATTAGTTGTAGTCAAAGATTCAAAATTCGGTGCAGAACTTGATCTTGCGGTCACGGACACTTCACAAACCTTGATGGTGCAGTTGAAATAGCAATcacagataaaaaatttaaaaccttggtaGGTAgatgtttataatatttgaaCAAAATTGGAAACATATCCTCATTTTCCCTTTATAACGAGGCAAGTATTTGTTTCAGCTTCAAGAATAATAGAATGCTCTTCATTTACAGTGTAAGGTGATTGATTCAATCCAGTTATACTGCCTCTGATGGCTGTTTAACTTACAAGCTGTATATTGCACAAGGGTGTCCAGTCTAATTACATTCACAGAATGCACATAATTTAGGTTCGGAGCTGCAAACTTTTTCAGATATGAACATGCCCCTGTGCTTGAAAGATTGGTAGAAGAAAACTGCTGGAATCTTAATGTATTCCCAATTTGAATGTCATAGCATAGCTCTCCTTAAAACTTTGGTTCTCTAGGTCTGCTGCAACAAAGAGCCTTATGAATATATGAATCTCTATGGCCTTCTTCTGCTTGAGGTTGCTCTTCAATTCCACAGTAATCCAGATTGCTACTCCTTGGCAATCAAGTTATGCAACTTTACAAAATCATCCAATGTTAGTTCCTCTGGCCTTGACTGTAAACATCAGAAGTTCATGTGGGTCAGCAGaatccttaagaaaaaaaattccagaACTGATGAAGTTTAGTGAgggcataaaaataaaaacaaattaaaaagagtAGCACACACTGGTCACTTACAGTGGCTAGAAGACCTATGCTAGTTAAAGCTTCTTCGATCTCAAGTGATGTGCATATGTGCTGAAGTGACTTGCGCAGCATCTTACGCTTCTCATTGAATGCTGAATTAACCTATAAATGCATAGGACTGAAGTGTCATTGAAATGGTGGAAGAGGTTTGTAACATTATCTTGGTTAACATGAGCTGTAaggaagaaaacattaacaaacgGATATCTTCAGTGGCTCAAGCATCATGGGATATGTCAGTGCGTGATACTTCAAATGAAATTAAAGATGAAGATCCCTGGAAACTCAATGCATGACAGTAAATGCTGGGAAAAGGATTACCATTGAGAAGAAGCTTTTAGTGGAAGAAACTTGGGGGTATTCTGAGGGTAGCTTCAGCTTGAATGAGACAACAGCTGCATCAACCTACACAAATATGAAAATGAGTtgtaaattgataatttataatttatccgTTCTCAAGTGCATTAAATCAAAATGCCACAATCAAGATCTTACAGGCACAATTAAATATCAGATCACTTACATTAGGCTGAGGGAAAAAATTGGTTCTTGGGACTTCAAGTTTGTACTCTGGATCTGAAAAGGAAAATCAGAACTACAGCATAAAACTAACCAAATTGTGGGCAATGGATAACAAAATCTCTGGTTGCATTTTGATGCATAAGTTATTCCTTAAGAAACCACATGCAAAGCagtaaaaacaatatttttagcaGCATTTACTTTATTTACAGCTCCTTGTGTCGTAAATACTAACAGAGGTTAAGGCCATGTCTGAGAGTTCAATCTTTTCTATAACTGGATCGGTTTTTGCTTTTCGTAGGAAAACTTATGATCCTTGATTGTAAAAGGATAGCTTAACATAATACTACACTCTTTGCACTACAAATGTACCTGAGTAGAAATTAACAAATACATTGATGGGACGATACTCAGGGGTCCGGAGTGATGACACTACCAAGCGCACAGCAGTCTCCTCCTGCATTGGTTTGATCTGGTTAGTAAGAACTGATCTTATATGAAGTTTCCCTTATTATTGGAAGTGTTACTTACATTCCAAAGAGGTgttaatttcaaagaaaaaagattaaaagaatcAAAACCTTAAAAAGGAGGCTGATACAAACTGGCTCAAAACACACTCAGTTGAAGGtgagatatatatatagttatagcCTTATCTTGTAATCGAAGAGGCTATTTTTGTGACTCAAAAGCCTCATTCCCTAGATCACAAGGCTACACCTTATCATATGCCAAAGTTCACACTTTCAAGATGAGAGctcaaaaacgaaaaaaaaaaagacacagaAAACATAACATGGCCTTTGGAGTTTGGATATCTTTAACAAGTCTCTTAAGTCTCCAAGTTATACAAGTTTCACAAAGTTCTTGCGAATAAATTTGatcatttcataaataattaggCCCTACCTTCagctttctaatttttaaatttctttctcCATCCTACTAAGGTATCCATGCTTGAAGCTGGTAATATTGATTAAGATGCAAAAACAATAAACATGAGAAGCACTCGAACTTCAGATCAAGTAAATGGTGGGTACTCAGTAGGGGTTGAGTGATAGGGATGGAAAAATTAGAGGTTAAGAGGAAATGAGAAAAAgtataaaactaaataaattatatagacACTAGAGAGCTATCAATTCAAACCTGGAGCAACAGAACCACTTCTGAGAAAATGTCACCCATTGGTAGAAGTAGTTTGATCACATCTGTACTGATATTAAAGGGAATGTTGGCAACCACCTACAAACAATTAGGAATGTAATCTTGATAGTGGAAGATTCACAACAAGCATGAGCATGCTAGCATAAATATAAAGCATAAATAAAACAAGTGAACTAACCAACTACACACTGAAGTCCCCTCTGCTACCCATGCAAAGTGCAataagatttctttttcttctttttacagTGATGAGTGGAGTAGAATGACAGGCTCAGTTCAACCTCCTTCATTAAGTGGtaatagtaatatttattttcaaatgatttcTTATGACTCCAGAGGTATCTGAAAAGTTTACTATGAAAAAACTCCAGTATTGTGTCTAGAAAGACTTTgctaaggattttttttttgttcttagtTAATGCATCGGACCGGTGAGCTGACCTGCATAGGGATGTCTGGGCCACCAAATAGTCAGTCCACATCAAATCAGGTCCAGCCCAAATTTTGCATGGCTCAAAGTGGGCCTTCCCAAATTGACACGCCATAATTACTCAAGAaccatgaatttttttaacaatattattatatctATGTAGTTGTAAGGCTTAAGCTTCTAACATAATTTGAACTGTGGAGATCATAAAATCAAAGCCTTggcaatttttttctcaaaaaacaaaatgaataagATGAAGCAAGCATGACTTCTAAAAGTTGGCAAATGACTAAATAATGTCTGCTAATTTAGGAAGTAGAGTCCTCACTTTTGCTTTTCTAGATTCTGGGTTTATGCTTCCAACCAATGATGACATATGAGAGCGCACATGACATTTGACAATATCCTCTGTCAAAACCTACAGTGTTTTATCAAAATGTCAagataaatcataatttatacAGCAAAACTGGTGCTGAGTTATCATAATTTTAGCATAAAAATATGACATTTGACACAGAAACTAGAAGATGAAATTTAGACAGGCAATGCTATGAACAAACTGAAGTAACAAATGAGCTGAAATATcaagaattatgaaaaaattacaaGGTGTGGCATAACTTTTAAATGCAATAAGAAGAAACAGAGGGGAAAATACCACAGTAAATGTGGTTCCAGCCTCTGACTCCAAGAAGAAGGGCCAGACAAGGAGTATTAGTAATCCCAATTGTGCAATAAATGTCATGAAAGATATAATCTTGATTAGCAGTTTACGACTATAAGTAACTACATCTCAATGTGGAATGTCGTCAGCTAGTATAACTATAGTGCATATTGAGCTTCTATCTGAATTATATGGTAACTGAATTATAGCTCAATTCTTGAGAAACTTAATTTGCAATAATGCAATATAAAGTTTATTCACCATGACTTGTACCTTTAACTTTCCTGTACTTGAAAATCTTTCACTCACAAGGGCAGCCATGTGTTTATCCTGAATCACATGAAAGACACAAAAACATAAACTTGAGTTGAAGTACAAGACAACAATGAAGAATCACCACTCTAACTTACCACAAAGTTGGAAATTTTACACAAGTTACAGGGTGaccaacaaatatttaaattatgaagATATAGAAATTAACAACAATGCAAACCAAAAAGACACAAACAAACTCATTTACATGCATTCACATGTGCAAACATGTACAACTAACTGGCTCGTTGTTGACAAACTGAAAAGAAACTAAGAAATCAAGGAAGGCATGAGAGTGTGAGTATTGTTGTATTAGGATTAGTTCTACAGAAGAGATGAAAACCAACAAACCTTCTCAACTGCAAGAACAAATGCTCCCgaatttaaaagaacattagtCAAGGAACCAGTTCCAGGCCCAATTTCCAACACCACATCACCTTGTTCAACACCAGCCGCACCGGCAAGTTGGTCATTTATGTCAGCATTCAACATATAATGCTACAAATTACATCAACAACCAAATCAGCAAAAACTTCAGAAGCAGATTCAGTTCACACCAAGCCCCCCAAAACAATTTCTGAGTCCAAACAAGAAAACCAAAAcataaaatcagattttggtgAGCTAAAACACAAAATCCAGATCATACCATAGCAGCCAATCACACACACCGTCTGTTCGATAACAGACCCAAAAGAAGTATTCAAAAGTTTCCCCCAAAATCATTCCAAAAACGCAACATAGACAAAATTGGATTTTAAAGTGCTACAGCTCAAAATTCAGGTCAAACCAAGCACCCCATGAACCCACCCACCCTCTGTTCGATGAAACACCCCAACGAAGCACTCCTTACAATTTCCATAAAAATACCTCAGAaacgaagaaaaaaatgaattttggagCACTGCAACACAATGGGTCATCCCAAAATTTCTCAGAAAAAGATGGAAACCTGGCCAAGTGATTTTCTTGGGAATCTGCCTTTGGAGTTGAGAGCTTTGAGAGTGGCGTGGTAATCATCTGCGCTTCGCGTCGAAGCTCTGCTGCCTTTTTCAGCGCAAACTACGTAAGGCGTTCTTCTCCGTACGCCGGCGGTGCTATCGTGCGCCGGTTTGTGGTGGCGGTTAAGCAATGCGTGAGATATTGGCGGGAACGTTTGAAGAGAgcacaatgatgaaggagacatGTTTGGTTGTTCGTTACTTCCACTGTTATCTATTTTGAAACTTACCACATATATACAAATACTACAGTGTTGTCTCTTTATCCTATGTtgttcaattgttttcaaagttGATAGTTaggtaagaaaattaaaatgacaattgTTTGATTCGaattgattaaaggttgttgaaGAAGATTCACAATATTCATCAACACGTGTCATATTATCTAGGTTCATATTTTACGTGAAGAAAACCAAGTTGTTCATACCTTGGGTGGAATACAGTTATCAGATATTTTTCCATGTTTTTGAGGTAGTGCCTGATTTTATTTGTGCAAATTTAGTTTGTGcctgatttttttattacttgtttcCGTAGTCATAAAATCTCATGTTCCTTACATATTAGTCTCAGTGGTACTTTATAAACATTGCATCCAAAATTATTTCCGCAAAATTAAAGAAGCCTAAGTGAGCTAGACTATCAGAAATTGAAAGAATGTGTTTGgatgggaaaaaaattaaaattttaagaatttcaaatacttcaattgaaattcttttatttttaaaattttgtgtttggataaaaaaaattaaaattatgagtaaaaaaaaatgaatgaaaaaagaagatatgATTCGTGTGCTAGTTATATGTGTTGCTCcctacatttataatttaaatttctcaatttttagaaggaaattgaaatttcatatttttcattttttaaaattccaaaattttaaatttttcacaaaaaaaatccaaataatgaattctagattacagacattcaaattctctgataaattatttttttcaattaaaattctctatccaaacgtaTTCTATAGACACCAAAAATTGAGGGGCTgatatttttccctttcccaATTAACATTCCTAGAAGTTTCTtagagatttatttttattacctgTTTGGTAGTCATAAAGTCAATGATACTTTATGCGCATTGCATCCAAAATTCATTTACGcaaaattgaagaagcaaaagtaAGCTAGAGCATCACAAATTGAAGAAGcataaatgaatataaataacAGAAATTGATCGGGCTGCTATTTTTTCCTTTCCCAATTTTCTTCTATTTGctccaaaaaatttaaatgagaacaaaattgattttaaataaggCCAAATTGAAcacatttagaaaaataaaagatctagtttaatcttttaaaaataaaggacaTAATTGAtctactttttaaaaaagagaCCTAATTGAACCTTAAAATAATAAGAGGAATAAAGTAATTTAACCAACATTTTTTAATGCTCACATATTCATCAGTTGGATAACTCAAAAATCTAGAAAttcgaaaaaaagaaaactatataCTAAActatattatgttaaatatatacGACTGCAAACttatattatgttaaatatatacTCACTGACCTGTATTCAACCGTAACAAAATTATAAGGTCAATACAACTCTATAGTCACTAAGTCAGTAGATATCATAACTCAAGCATATATACATACTAATCAAACAAAAGGCGACGCCTCACAGATTTTGGAATCTTATCAGGACTTGacattttccttttcatttttgagCCCTCATTGCCTTGACTATCAGCAATCTTGGATGACTCTCCTCCTCCTTGTTTTGATTGACGATGTTTAACTTTGGTTGATGGGTAGAACTCTGTAATGTTTAGCTGAATACTTCTTGAGTTTGGTGatggtgatttttcattttcttgagatcttgatgttgagttctttcttcttttcagtTCCTGCAAATTTCAAGCACCAACCATTTcttgataattaattatataaatgtattcaaggtaaaatgataaaaagaattCTAAAAGTATTTGAAATGTGACTAATCAATTAGTCACTCTTTTAACATTGATAAAGAGCAACGTGGATAGTTGACCCTGAACATATTTTACTAATACTACTTTTTCTATAATTTCCCTGTGATAATTTGAATCTCTTCTACCAACTGCTACAATTATTATACTAAAATCCTTACATACTTCTCAGATTCAGTTTCAAATTCTTAAATGTAACCAAGATTGAGATAACAAAAATTAGGATGCGTGGATATTAAAATGACAAAGCTTAAACAAAGGGTAGATGGGAAATAATAAACACCTGGTCTTGCCAAAACCTTTTGACTTCTGCTGGAAAAGCAGCACCTACAAGGTCCATATTTTCATCTGTAAGCAGAAAACGACACCCACTGTCTTCATGAATCTCTGGAACATCACAGTCATCCAGTAGATCCACCGTTTCATCAAGCTCTATTATAGCATCCTGTTGCACACTTGATTCCTTCAATGGAACTTTACAGGAAATGTTAACCCCTGCATGTTTCCACTTGACCACAAAAAATTGGTATCCATATCTCATCTTGACACGTTCTATGGAATCAAACTGATATTGCCCAAATAACATAGTCTCTTCTGTAGTTGTTGTCATATCTCTCAAAAAGATGGTTGACATCATAGGAAACATCATCCGTCGAACGTAAGCTGGTTCCCAATGCTGATGGAAgtttaaaaaatcaatcagcATCTCAATATTCGGTTTTCCCCATACAATGTGTGGGCCATCACTTGCTGCAGAGGTATAAATATAGTATGAGTGACAATACAATAAAACACATAACCAACCCTAACAGAgtatatcattttcaaattaccAGAAAACTAACCATTGTCATTGCACAAATACATATCAATGATTTCATTCTTGGGAAAGTTTGGCTCCTCTGCAATCTTGTGACAAATTTTTGTGTGCCAATTTTTCAgtctttttttctccttatgTTTCCTATTCTGCCAATCAAATGTTATTAAGTGTTATTGGAAATTATAAAAAGGAATAATTTTAcagcaaattatatttttgaggtacaacatgttaacaacatttaattCAACTAGAAGTGAAACAAcaaatttaaaaccaaaaaaagtgaCATGGCTTTCTGAAATACTTTCTGATTGTAAGGTCATACCATATCACAGGAGAAGCAATCACATTTAAAATCCTCTGGTTTTCTCTGGCAACCTTCATCAGCCTTTGTGACACAAAATTCACAGGGAAATTTCATATGATCTTTTTTGCTGCCTGGATGCCCACAGAGTGAACAGTGAGATTGTTTTCTATTTAGGGAGTTCCCATCCATATCCATATCATCCTCAAATTTAATGAAGATGGGAATTTGTGAAGTATTCCCTTTGCCTATCTCATGTAATCTGCATTATAGCTCATTGTCAGATTGTCAAGTCTCACTTTACTACcactatttcatttataaacagaAAGGCCAACATATAAATTAAAGGTTTAATGAAATGGATAGACATCCCTTGAGCTTGTTAAATATTACAATAGTAACTTCTTGGAGAAATTTgctcctcccccccccccccccaaaaaaaaaaaaaaatatcaattttcttCAACCTCCTAAAAATTCTCATTCTTAACTCAAATCAATTTTTGTCAAGTTTCCATTAAATTTCTtgcttctaaattttaaaaatgatttcatGTCCCAATTCAATCATATGTCCCCAAATATTaggatagaaaaataataatttgagggTTTTAAGTAATGCGTAATTAGCtcaaaaaaaaacttgagatACCAAAGTTGTGCAATCCAAACTAGAGggagaaaaagtaaaattaagccAACCATTCcataacatttaaatatttcagatgatatatatgttttatcACATTGAAAGATTCATACCTATTCAATATATCTTCTTCACTAAAAGCCTTAACAAAACGAAGTGCAGTATCAAGCCCAATCCCTCGAACACCCTTTATATCATGATCATTTCCAACCAAAAGAGAGATAGCTATTAAGTGTTTCCTCTTCAATCCAAGTCCAGCTTCAATATCAGACATATTGTAGCATTCAAATGGTTCCTGCATGCAATGAAtttctcaaaattgaaaaaatataatggaaAAGCAAGTGAGcaattcattttataatatgaccagttgaggaagaagaagcaagggGTACATGAAGTGCCTTTGATagatatcataaatttaattttaaactatatcagtAAAGATAATCATGAGTTTGTAACAAGTATGCAGGCTATGAAAAGTCAAAATTAAAGTGATCAGCCAATATATGTAtcaagtttcattttttttttatatcggcAAGTGTTAGTTGTTAATTTAGTTAGTTAGGGGATTTGAACCCACAACATCTCCTCCCTCCCTTCTCCCATCAAGGCAACCTTATAACCCCTATGTATCAAGTTTCATGATACCATTTAATAAGGACTAAGCAAAGATAGATGCAAGAACTGTATTCAAATggataaatcatatttaaaataataaattgccaagagatgaaatgaaatataaagaaaatacaatGAAGATGGTC
This window harbors:
- the LOC100790726 gene encoding ribosomal RNA small subunit methyltransferase, chloroplastic, whose protein sequence is MSPSSLCSLQTFPPISHALLNRHHKPAHDSTAGVRRRTPYVVCAEKGSRASTRSADDYHATLKALNSKGRFPRKSLGQHYMLNADINDQLAGAAGVEQGDVVLEIGPGTGSLTNVLLNSGAFVLAVEKDKHMAALVSERFSSTGKLKVLTEDIVKCHVRSHMSSLVGSINPESRKAKVVANIPFNISTDVIKLLLPMGDIFSEVVLLLQEETAVRLVVSSLRTPEYRPINVFVNFYSDPEYKLEVPRTNFFPQPNVDAAVVSFKLKLPSEYPQVSSTKSFFSMVNSAFNEKRKMLRKSLQHICTSLEIEEALTSIGLLATSRPEELTLDDFVKLHNLIAKE
- the LOC100776323 gene encoding uncharacterized protein, which translates into the protein MEEAPPSIQDLIFSLQQATFMAKQLLPSSTNNPTHLHQIHSSLHHAHRHLSVFLAALPSPPPAAESSATDAEPMQVEDGGDGDDEETTSKCIIDKVEEKMRHCFIKNKRPKRPLSPSAAAAAAEKRVVSEDGFVGRVSDSDYDPYAVRLRALDLVHQFHC
- the LOC100791251 gene encoding flap endonuclease GEN-like 1; amino-acid sequence: MGVGGNFWDLLKPYARKEGFDFLRNKRVAVDLSFWIVQHENAIKATHVRNPHLRLTFFRTINLFSKFGALPVFIVDGTPSPLKSRARIVRYFRSSGIELASLPVPEEGVSAERNHMFSSHVQKCVELVELLGMPVLKAKGEAESLCAQLNSEGHVDACITADSDAFLFGANCIIKCFCPNFKEPFECYNMSDIEAGLGLKRKHLIAISLLVGNDHDIKGVRGIGLDTALRFVKAFSEEDILNRLHEIGKGNTSQIPIFIKFEDDMDMDGNSLNRKQSHCSLCGHPGSKKDHMKFPCEFCVTKADEGCQRKPEDFKCDCFSCDMNRKHKEKKRLKNWHTKICHKIAEEPNFPKNEIIDMYLCNDNASDGPHIVWGKPNIEMLIDFLNFHQHWEPAYVRRMMFPMMSTIFLRDMTTTTEETMLFGQYQFDSIERVKMRYGYQFFVVKWKHAGVNISCKVPLKESSVQQDAIIELDETVDLLDDCDVPEIHEDSGCRFLLTDENMDLVGAAFPAEVKRFWQDQELKRRKNSTSRSQENEKSPSPNSRSIQLNITEFYPSTKVKHRQSKQGGGESSKIADSQGNEGSKMKRKMSSPDKIPKSVRRRLLFD